The proteins below come from a single Indicator indicator isolate 239-I01 chromosome 12, UM_Iind_1.1, whole genome shotgun sequence genomic window:
- the OTUD6B gene encoding deubiquitinase OTUD6B isoform X2, with amino-acid sequence MEGSGDEESEAEGPLQQLVKRQRREKRELQAKIQGMKNVVPKNDKKRRKQLADEVAKLEAELEKKHKEELKQLKESSPEQNKVDSVADGVANLELEGVEQQIPHPRVSKAQKRREKKAALEKEREERIAEAEIENLTGARHLESQKLASLLAARHLEIKQIPSDGHCMYRAIEDQLKDHHNSCTVAALRNQTAKYMQSHLDDFLPFLTNPSTGDMYSREEFEKYCDDIANTAAWGGQLELRALSHILQTPIEVVQMDSPPIIVGEEYSGKPIVLVYMRHAYGLGEHYNSVKLLTDTATENGS; translated from the exons ATGGAAGGCTCCGGGGACGAGGAGTCGGAGGCCGAAGGGCCGCTGCAACAGCTGGTGAAGCGGCAGCGCAGGGAGAAGCGGGAGCTCCAGG CAAAAATTCAAGGCATGAAAAATGTTGTTCCCAAGAATGATAAAAAGCGAAGAAAACAGCTGGCTGATGAAGTTGCCAAATTAGAGGCAGAACTTGAAAAGAAGCACAAGGAAGAATTAAAACAGCTGAAGGAATCTTCACCTGAGCAGAATAAGGTAG ATTCTGTAGCGGATGGAGTTGCAAATTTAGAGCTTGAAGGAGTAGAGCAACAAATTCCCCATCCCCGAGTAtcaaaagcacagaagagacGG GAGAAAAAAGCTGccttggagaaagaaagagaagaaaggatagCTGAAGCTGAGATCGAAAATTTAACTGGTGCCAGACATCTTGAAAGTCAGAAACTTGCCTCCCTGTTGGCAGCGAGGCACTTGGAGATTAAGCAGATCCCTTCAGATGGCCACTGCATGTACAGAGCTATTGAGGATCAGCTCAAGGATCACCACAACTCCTGCACTGTTGCAGCTCTGAGGAACCAAACAGCAAAGTACATGCAAAGTCACTTGGACGACTTCCTGCCGTTCCTTACAAACCCTAGCACTGGAGACATGTACAGCAGAG AGGAATTTGAAAAATACTGTGATGATATAGCAAACACAGCTGCATGGGGTGGTCAGCTGGAA CTAAGGGCTTTGTCACACATCTTGCAAACACCTATTGAAGTGGTGCAAATGGATTCTCCTCCCATCATTGTTGGTGAAGAATATTCAGGCAAGCCAATAGTACTTGT GTACATGAGACATGCCTATGGATTAGGGGAACATTACAATTCTGTAAAACTTCTAACAGACACTGCTACAGAAAATGGCAGCTAG
- the OTUD6B gene encoding deubiquitinase OTUD6B isoform X4 yields the protein MEGSGDEESEAEGPLQQLVKRQRREKRELQAKIQGMKNVVPKNDKKRRKQLADEVAKLEAELEKKHKEELKQLKESSPEQNKEKKAALEKEREERIAEAEIENLTGARHLESQKLASLLAARHLEIKQIPSDGHCMYRAIEDQLKDHHNSCTVAALRNQTAKYMQSHLDDFLPFLTNPSTGDMYSREEFEKYCDDIANTAAWGGQLELRALSHILQTPIEVVQMDSPPIIVGEEYSGKPIVLVYMRHAYGLGEHYNSVKLLTDTATENGS from the exons ATGGAAGGCTCCGGGGACGAGGAGTCGGAGGCCGAAGGGCCGCTGCAACAGCTGGTGAAGCGGCAGCGCAGGGAGAAGCGGGAGCTCCAGG CAAAAATTCAAGGCATGAAAAATGTTGTTCCCAAGAATGATAAAAAGCGAAGAAAACAGCTGGCTGATGAAGTTGCCAAATTAGAGGCAGAACTTGAAAAGAAGCACAAGGAAGAATTAAAACAGCTGAAGGAATCTTCACCTGAGCAGAATAAG GAGAAAAAAGCTGccttggagaaagaaagagaagaaaggatagCTGAAGCTGAGATCGAAAATTTAACTGGTGCCAGACATCTTGAAAGTCAGAAACTTGCCTCCCTGTTGGCAGCGAGGCACTTGGAGATTAAGCAGATCCCTTCAGATGGCCACTGCATGTACAGAGCTATTGAGGATCAGCTCAAGGATCACCACAACTCCTGCACTGTTGCAGCTCTGAGGAACCAAACAGCAAAGTACATGCAAAGTCACTTGGACGACTTCCTGCCGTTCCTTACAAACCCTAGCACTGGAGACATGTACAGCAGAG AGGAATTTGAAAAATACTGTGATGATATAGCAAACACAGCTGCATGGGGTGGTCAGCTGGAA CTAAGGGCTTTGTCACACATCTTGCAAACACCTATTGAAGTGGTGCAAATGGATTCTCCTCCCATCATTGTTGGTGAAGAATATTCAGGCAAGCCAATAGTACTTGT GTACATGAGACATGCCTATGGATTAGGGGAACATTACAATTCTGTAAAACTTCTAACAGACACTGCTACAGAAAATGGCAGCTAG
- the OTUD6B gene encoding deubiquitinase OTUD6B isoform X3: MEGSGDEESEAEGPLQQLVKRQRREKRELQAKIQGMKNVVPKNDKKRRKQLADEVAKLEAELEKKHKEELKQLKESSPEQNKVVQLLCKQCAHFKTDSVADGVANLELEGVEQQIPHPRVSKAQKRREKKAALEKEREERIAEAEIENLTGARHLESQKLASLLAARHLEIKQIPSDGHCMYRAIEDQLKDHHNSCTVAALRNQTAKYMQSHLDDFLPFLTNPSTGDMYSREEFEKYCDDIANTAAWGGQLELRALSHILQTPIEVVQMDSPPIIVGEEYSGKPIVLVYMRHAYGLGEHYNSVKLLTDTATENGS; this comes from the exons ATGGAAGGCTCCGGGGACGAGGAGTCGGAGGCCGAAGGGCCGCTGCAACAGCTGGTGAAGCGGCAGCGCAGGGAGAAGCGGGAGCTCCAGG CAAAAATTCAAGGCATGAAAAATGTTGTTCCCAAGAATGATAAAAAGCGAAGAAAACAGCTGGCTGATGAAGTTGCCAAATTAGAGGCAGAACTTGAAAAGAAGCACAAGGAAGAATTAAAACAGCTGAAGGAATCTTCACCTGAGCAGAATAAGGTAG TTCAGCTGTTATG TAAGCAGTGTGCACACTTCA AA acaGATTCTGTAGCGGATGGAGTTGCAAATTTAGAGCTTGAAGGAGTAGAGCAACAAATTCCCCATCCCCGAGTAtcaaaagcacagaagagacGG GAGAAAAAAGCTGccttggagaaagaaagagaagaaaggatagCTGAAGCTGAGATCGAAAATTTAACTGGTGCCAGACATCTTGAAAGTCAGAAACTTGCCTCCCTGTTGGCAGCGAGGCACTTGGAGATTAAGCAGATCCCTTCAGATGGCCACTGCATGTACAGAGCTATTGAGGATCAGCTCAAGGATCACCACAACTCCTGCACTGTTGCAGCTCTGAGGAACCAAACAGCAAAGTACATGCAAAGTCACTTGGACGACTTCCTGCCGTTCCTTACAAACCCTAGCACTGGAGACATGTACAGCAGAG AGGAATTTGAAAAATACTGTGATGATATAGCAAACACAGCTGCATGGGGTGGTCAGCTGGAA CTAAGGGCTTTGTCACACATCTTGCAAACACCTATTGAAGTGGTGCAAATGGATTCTCCTCCCATCATTGTTGGTGAAGAATATTCAGGCAAGCCAATAGTACTTGT GTACATGAGACATGCCTATGGATTAGGGGAACATTACAATTCTGTAAAACTTCTAACAGACACTGCTACAGAAAATGGCAGCTAG
- the OTUD6B gene encoding deubiquitinase OTUD6B isoform X1: protein MEGSGDEESEAEGPLQQLVKRQRREKRELQAKIQGMKNVVPKNDKKRRKQLADEVAKLEAELEKKHKEELKQLKESSPEQNKTDSVADGVANLELEGVEQQIPHPRVSKAQKRREKKAALEKEREERIAEAEIENLTGARHLESQKLASLLAARHLEIKQIPSDGHCMYRAIEDQLKDHHNSCTVAALRNQTAKYMQSHLDDFLPFLTNPSTGDMYSREEFEKYCDDIANTAAWGGQLELRALSHILQTPIEVVQMDSPPIIVGEEYSGKPIVLVYMRHAYGLGEHYNSVKLLTDTATENGS from the exons ATGGAAGGCTCCGGGGACGAGGAGTCGGAGGCCGAAGGGCCGCTGCAACAGCTGGTGAAGCGGCAGCGCAGGGAGAAGCGGGAGCTCCAGG CAAAAATTCAAGGCATGAAAAATGTTGTTCCCAAGAATGATAAAAAGCGAAGAAAACAGCTGGCTGATGAAGTTGCCAAATTAGAGGCAGAACTTGAAAAGAAGCACAAGGAAGAATTAAAACAGCTGAAGGAATCTTCACCTGAGCAGAATAAG acaGATTCTGTAGCGGATGGAGTTGCAAATTTAGAGCTTGAAGGAGTAGAGCAACAAATTCCCCATCCCCGAGTAtcaaaagcacagaagagacGG GAGAAAAAAGCTGccttggagaaagaaagagaagaaaggatagCTGAAGCTGAGATCGAAAATTTAACTGGTGCCAGACATCTTGAAAGTCAGAAACTTGCCTCCCTGTTGGCAGCGAGGCACTTGGAGATTAAGCAGATCCCTTCAGATGGCCACTGCATGTACAGAGCTATTGAGGATCAGCTCAAGGATCACCACAACTCCTGCACTGTTGCAGCTCTGAGGAACCAAACAGCAAAGTACATGCAAAGTCACTTGGACGACTTCCTGCCGTTCCTTACAAACCCTAGCACTGGAGACATGTACAGCAGAG AGGAATTTGAAAAATACTGTGATGATATAGCAAACACAGCTGCATGGGGTGGTCAGCTGGAA CTAAGGGCTTTGTCACACATCTTGCAAACACCTATTGAAGTGGTGCAAATGGATTCTCCTCCCATCATTGTTGGTGAAGAATATTCAGGCAAGCCAATAGTACTTGT GTACATGAGACATGCCTATGGATTAGGGGAACATTACAATTCTGTAAAACTTCTAACAGACACTGCTACAGAAAATGGCAGCTAG